From the genome of Papaver somniferum cultivar HN1 chromosome 2, ASM357369v1, whole genome shotgun sequence, one region includes:
- the LOC113353875 gene encoding transcription factor MYB8-like, with product MEKQENIYKKGENGIIKKGQWKPEEDMILKRYIETHGEGKWTTVSKKSGLMRGAKSCRMRWKNHLRPNIKRGQISEDEKDLIIRMHKLLGNRWSLIAGRLPGRTDNEVKNYWNTHLSRRNLNQYQGHTVIPSAINCSKSRGLIQMEDPEKPLRGITSTHENCIMDGILDDQGRLDAEADVQSDNTTTTTIETQPSSSEQRSDDNNGSTILSDQSLVSGESDDTEGSTFPDFPMVDYNMISEDENFSLWLSNETIFYDVPLLPSYDYYFPVSYEPFEHNSDDDYCAWDKNLSWL from the exons ATGgagaaacaagaaaatatttaCAAGAAAGGAGAGAATGGAATTATCAAGAAAGGTCAGTGGAAACCAGAAGAAGATATGATTCTTAAAAGATACATAGAAACTCATGGAGAAGGCAAATGGACTACTGTTTCTAAAAAATCAG GGTTGATGAGGGGTGCAAAGAGTTGCAGGATGAGATGGAAGAATCATCTTAGACCCAATATCAAGCGAGGCCAGATATCAGAAGATGAAAAAGATCTTATCATCCGTATGCATAAGTTACTTGGCAATAG GTGGTCGCTGATAGCAGGCCGACTTCCCGGTCGAACAGACAATGAAGTCAAAAATTACTGGAACACCCATCTCAGTAGAAGAAATCTAAACCAATATCAAGGACATACTGTAATTCCTAGTGCTATTAACTGTTCGAAGAGTAGGGGACTAATACAAATGGAAGATCCAGAGAAACCATTAAGGGGAATTACAAGCACCCACGAAAACTGTATTATGGACGGAATATTAGATGATCAAGGGAGATTGGATGCTGAGGCTGATGTACAAAGTGACAATACAACGACGACGACGATCGAGACCCAACCATCATCTTCTGAGCAAAGATCTGATGATAACAATGGAAGTACGATACTTAGTGATCAGTCACTGGTATCAGGTGAAAGTGATGATACAGAAGGTTCTACTTTCCCAGACTTTCCGATGGTGGATTATAATATGATAAGTGAAGATGAAAACTTTTCACTGTGGTTATCAAACGAGACCATATTTTATGATGTCCCTCTGTTGCCATCTTACGATTACTACTTCCCGGTTTCGTATGAGCCATTCGAACATAATTCAGATGACGACTACTGTGCTTGGGACAAAAACCTAAGCTGGCTCTGA